The window CCATCTGGCAAAGCATAAACTTTAATATTTAAATCTTGTAAATCTTTTATTATAGTTTTATGTCTTGGTTTGTCTAATACTACTACAGTTAACTCATTTAATGGTTTATTTAAGGCTTTACATATATTATCTATATTTTCCATTAAAGGTTTTGATAAATCAATTACACCTTTTGCTTCAGGTCCTACTATTAATTTTTCCATATACATATCTGGAGCTTTTAAAAAGCTACCTTTATTCCCTACTGCTAAAACTGCAATTGCATTAGCTTGACCTTGTGCTGTCATTCTTGTTCCTTCAACTGGATCTACAGCGATATCCACTTGTGAATATCTTTCTTTATCAGGAGAATCTATTCCTACCTTTTCACCGATGTATAACATAGGAGCTTCATCAATCTCTCCCTCTCCTATTACAATCTCCCCTTGAATTTTTATCCCATTTAGTACAGTTCTCATAGCGTCTACCGCTGCTTGATCTGCTGCCTCCTTATCTCCTCTACCTACCCATTTGTAAGCTGCTAAGGCTGCTGCTTCTGTAACTCTAGCAAACTCTAAAGCTAACTCTCTTTTCATTTTTCCTCCTACTTTGTTTCAATTAATCTATAAATTTTTTCTCCTGGTAAAACCATTTGGAGTTGATTCCTAGCTACTTTTTCTCTGTAAAAGGGATTATTTATATTCTCAATCATTTCATCATATCTAACAATTAAGCTTTCAATCTCTTTTTTTTGTTTAATCTTTATCTCTTGCTCCATTTTTAACTTATCGATTTTAACAAATGATCTAAATATATTTTGTCCTAAAAATGCAAAATGTATAACTAACGGGACTATCCAAAGTAGATTTTTCATTAGTTTTTACCTACCTCTTTTTTCAAAAGTTGTAATTTTTTAGATACCATTCTTTTAGCTACTGGTGATATTTTATCTACAAATAAAATAGCTTCTAAATGGTCATATTCATGTTGAAAAGCTCTTCCTAAAAGTTCTGTTCCCTCTTCTATTACTTCTTCACCCTTTTCATTTAAATACTTTATCTTTACTGTCACTGATCTTTTTACAGGTTTATAAATTCCTGGAACACTTAAACATCCTTCATCTATATTTTCAACAGTATCTGATAACTCTATTAATTCTGGATTTATAATTTTTCTTACAATTCCATCACCAACGTCAATTACAAACATTCTCTTGCTTATTCCAACTTGTGGTGCTGCAAGTCCTACTCCATTAGCTTCGTGCATTGTTTCTACCATATTATCTAAAATTTCAAGTATCTCTGGCGTTATTTCTGTTACTGGTTCAGCTACAGTTCTTAAACATTCATTTCCATATATTTTTATGTCGTATAACATGTATTTTCCTCCAATTCTCTTTTTTTTCAATATATATTATATCATATTAGATTAATCGGGTCTACATCAACAACTATTCTATATTTTTTATTCTCTATTTTTTTCAATTTATTTTCTAAAAATATTTTATACTCATTGATTTCTCTTCTGTCCCCTTTTATAAATATATTACATCTGTATCTTCCTTTTACTTTATAAACTAATGATTTCATAGGTCCATAAAGCTCTACCTTCTTATGTTCAATCTCTTTAAATACCAAATGACAATACTCTTCTAATCCATACTCCTCATTTGAAGATATTCCAATATTTATTATTTTTGAAAACGGTGGATAATAAAGTATCTCTCTTTTCTCTATCTCTTTTTCATAAAAATTTATATAACTATTTTCCTGAATTTTTTCTATTATATAATTTTCAGGTTGATAAGTCTGAATTATAACTTTCCCCTTTTTCTCTCCTCTTCCAGCTCTTCCTGCTACTTGAGTTATCATTTGATATGTTCTTTCACCTGATCTAAAATCAGGGATACTCATAATTGTATCTGCATTTATTACTCCAACTAAAGTTACATTGGGAAAATGTAATCCTCTAGATATCATTTGAGTTCCAATCATAATATCGTATTTACCACCTAAAAAATCATTATACATATTTTCATAAAAATTCTTTTCTTTTGAAACATCTCCATCAACTCTAATTATGTTTACAGGAAATCTTTTTCTAAGTTCCTCTTCTACTCTTTCAACTCCACGTCCACTAAAGGATATATTTTTACTTCCACACTTGGAACAATGACCTAAAAATCTTTTTGATATACCACAATAGTTGCACTTTAAGCTATTATTACTTGCATAATAGTTTAATTTTATAGAACAATGCTCACACTCTTCCATATGTCCACACTCTTGGCATTGAACTAATGTAGAATATCCTTTTCTATTTAGAAGAAGTATTATTTGTTCTTTTCTTAAAAGTGCTCCTCTTATCTCCTCTAAAAGTTTTTCACTGAAAAAGCTATCTTTTTCCTCTTTCATATCCACAATCTCTATCTCTGGTAATTTTGCATCCTTATATCTGTGATCTATCTCAAAAAGTTGAAATATCCCTTTTTTAGCATAGTAGTAACTTTCAATCGATGGTGTTGCTGAACCTAAAACTACTTTTGCATTTTCTAATTCAGCTTTTTTTATAGCTACATACTTCGCATTGTATCTTGGTGTACTATCTTGTTTATAACTATTTTCGTGCTCTTCATCCACAATAATATATTCGAGATTTTTTACAGGAGCAAAAATTGCTGAACGAACTCCTAAAACAACTCTTTTATCACCTGTATATATGCTATACCACTCTTTAGCTCTTTCTATATTAGATAATCTACTATGAAGTATTGCCACCTCTTCTCCAAATTCTTTTTTAAATCTTTTTACCATTTGAGGGGTTAAAGATATTTCTGGAACTAAAAATATTGATCCTTTTCCATTTTCTAAAGCTCTCTTTATAAGTTGTATATATATCTCAGTTTTTCCAGATCCTGTTACTCCTCTTATTAAAAAATGTCTTTTATTTGAAGTTTCAATACCACTTTTTATTCTCTCTTGCTCTGAATTTAATTTAGTATCTTCTTTATATACCTCTTTTTCAATATCTTTTTTCAATTTCTCTTCATTAAAACTTTTTATTTTTCTTTCAAGTATTAATGTTCCGTTCTTCAAATGATTTTCAATAGTTTTTTTGTCAAATTTCTTTTCTAAAGTTACTTTTCCAATTTCTACTCTCTCTTGAAAATATAATTTCAGTTCTAAATCAACATCTTCGACATCTTCTTGAAGACCATACCAACTATCTTGAACTTTTAAATAATTATTATCTAGATATTCCTGTATTTTATTTTTTGAGAATCTATCAACCAATGTTTTTTTTCTGACTAAACTCTTTTTCAAAAAATATTCTAAAATCTCATCTTTAATTAAAGTGCCACTAAGATTTTTAGGTCGATAAATATCCTCATACTTTATTTTTACTCCTGAAGGCACTGCTGTAGAAAAAACTTGATCAAAAGGACTCATATAGTAATCTCTTATCCATAACAACAATTTTATAAATTTTTTAGAAAAACTTAACTCCTCATATAATACTTTTTTTATTTTTAAAACTTTAAAAGTATACTCTTTATCTTTTTCTTCTTCAATAATTAGTCCCACTTTATCCTTATTTCTAAAAGATACCAAGACTCTATCTCCAACGTTTATACTCTCTTCATCACTGGCATAAGTATAGAAATCTTTTGTCTTTTCTATATAGACACTATAATATCTCATTACTTTCTCCTAGTTTAATTTTATTTTTATTTTTTTTATATCTACTAAATCCTTTTGCGGCTCTATACTTTGACTTTCAACTACACCTGTTCCAACTAATTCAATTTCTATATCACTGCCTTTAAATATCTCTATTACTTCTCTAGCACTTAATCCTTTTAAGTCTGGCATTATAAGCAATTCTTCATTATTCTCAACACTTTTTAAACTTTTTTTTCCTTGAACTCTTATATTTTCAATTTTTTGAGAATATATATTTTTTATTTTAGTAACTCTTTTTACAACTTCACCTAAAACTGGTGCTGCTGCTGTTCCTCCATACTTATCGTATAACACATCTCCTTGTGGTTTAAAAAACATTGCTAAAAGTATATATTGTGGTTTATCTACAGGAAAAAATCCCATAACTGATGATAAATATTCATGTTTTACATATCTACCATGCTCACTATACTGAGCAGTTCCAGTTTTACCTCCTATTCTATAATCGTCTACGTGCGCTTTTTTTACTGTTCCTTCTAAAACTGCTAACTCCATTATTGCTCTCATTTCTTTAGAAACCTGATCTGTTAAAACTTTCCTTTTTTCTATAGGTAAATTTCTTCTTATAACTAATCCATCTTTATCAGTTATTTTATCAACTATATATGGTTGATACATTATCCCACCATTAATTACAGCAGAAAATGCCGTTATCATTTGAATAGGAGTTACTGCAATTCCTTGTCCAAAACTCATTGTACTTTTCTTTAGACCATTCCATCTTTTAACAGCTTCTCTTCTTGGTTTTTTTTCATAAGGATAGTCAACTCCAGTTCTATCATATAATCCAAATTTTTCTAAATATTCATCAAATTCTTCATTTGTAAACTTATCACTAATCAATACCATTCCAACATTACTTGATTTTTTTAAAATCTCTTCTGTTGTCAATATACCTTTTACACTTCTACTACTTTCTTTTATAGTATGTTTATATCTTTTAATCGTACCGTCACCTATATCAAAATTAGTATTTCTTCTTATTTTTTTATCTTGCATCGCTGCTGCTATTACTAAAGGTTTAAAAATAGAACCTGGTTCTACTTGAGATTGGAATATTGGATTTGCCACATTTTTCTTATTTTTTCTAAAAAATGATGTTGCTAAAATTTTACCATTATTGGGATCCATCATAACTGCATAAGCTTCTTCGGCATTGGTTTTTTTAAATTGTTTTTCCATTTCATCATTCAATATATATTGTAAATCATTATCTATGGTTAAATATACGTCCATTCCCTCTAGATTAACTTTTGTCCTAGCTCCAGATGTTGGCAAACCAATTCCTAAACTTCTTATACTTGGAATTATTTTTGACGTTTTATCACCTTTTAAATATTTTTCATAAAAAAGTTCTATTCCAAATACCCCTTCTTTCTCAGTTCCTTTTTTAAATCCGATATTTCCTACTAAAAAGAAATATTGATCAGGTTTATAGTATCTTCTCTCTTTCCTTCCACTTAAAAATATAATATTTTTCCCTTTTATTTTATATTTTTCAAGGATTTCTTCAATCTCTTTCTTTTCAACATCATCTATATTTCTATTTAATCTTTTATATATCCTCTCTTCTTTTCCAAGCTTATTTATTGTATTTAAAAGAGGTTTATAATTATCTTTAATATATCTTTTATTTACTAGTTCTTTTAATACTTCAGGAGCAACATCTGATTTTACAAATCTTTTAGGATCTACAGATAATTCATACATATTTATACTATATGCCAGTCCTTTACCTTTAGAGTCGTATATATTTCCTCTTTCTCCCCCTTCCTTTCTTTCAACATTTACTTGTTTATTTACAGCTTCTTTATAATTATTTGAATCAAATAGTTGTATCTGAATCATTCTAAAAATTAAAATAAAAAAACAAAATAAAATTATATCTGATACTATAAAAGATCTTAGTATAAAATTGTTTTTCATTTTTATTTTTTTCCATTTAAAAAAAATATATAAATTATATACTAACATCAATACAACTGCCACTGTTAATAAAAATTTTTTATAGTATAAAGAAAGTCCTATACCCAACATTTGTATTAAAAGTAAGAATATTTTTAGTTTTTTATTCAAGTTTCCACCCTCTTTTTATTTTTCTTTTAAATATTATATCAAATATTAACAAAATAATGTATAATAAGAATAAAATTCCACAAAAAGGAGTAATTATATGAATGTTTTATTTCTATTGCTTTTTATAACCACTTCAGCCTTTGCACTCAATATTGGAGTTATTGACTCTGAATATATCTTTAGTCAATACAACAAACGTTTTGAAATGGAAGATAAACTTGAAAGTAAAAGAATAGAGTTGAATTCAGAAATTGAAGGGCTTAGACAAAGTCTATTAGAACAAGAAAAAATTATAAAATCAAAATCAAAAATAACAGAGGATGACAAAAAAAAATTATTAGATTTAAAAAAACAATTTCAAGAAAAAATTGAAACCTCTGAAAGAGCTTTTCAAGAAGATCAACAAAATTTTATATACGATATAAAATTTGAAATTGATTCTGTCGCCATTTTAATTGGAAAACAAAAAAATTTAGAAATGGTTATTGAAAAAAGTGCAACAATTTATGGTGGTGTAGATTTAACGGAAGATGTAATTAATTTTTTAAATAATAAAGAATCTTATAAATTAGATACAACTAATCTTTTAAAAAAGCAACTGTAAAAGAGGTTATAAATATAATTATAGCCTTTTTTATTTTTTTATAAAAAATAAAAAAAAAGCACTAACGTGCTTTTAATAACTTATATGGTGGAAACAACTGGACTTGAACCAGTGACCCCCTGCTTGTAAGGCAGGTGCTCTCCCAACTGAGCTATGCTTCCAAATGGTACCCCGTAGGGGAATCGAACCCCTGTTTATAGAGTGAAAATCTATTGTCCTTACCACTGAACGAACGGGGCAACTGCGCTTTTGCGTTGTTGCTACATAACTATAATACCATTTTTTTTATAAAATGTCAATAAGTTTTTTATTTTTTTAAAACTTCCCATTCTTTTTCTTTAAACCCTATTAAAACTACATCTTTACCCACCAACAACGGTCTTTTTACTAACATTCCATTTGTAGATAAAATATCTAAAAGCTCATTCTCATTATTCTCTGCTACCTTTTCTTTTAAATTCATTTCTCTATAAAGAATTCCACTTGTGTTAAAAAATTTTTTTATGGGTTGTTTACTTAGTTCTATCCATTTTTTTAACTCTTCTTTAGTTGGGTTATTTTCAACAATATGTCTTGATTCAAATTCAACTCCATTTTCCTCTAACCATTTCCTAGCTTTTATACATGTTGAGCACTTTGGATAATTAACAAATAAATATTTCATATTATTTCACCTCTTTTTTCTATAGCTTACCATTAAAATGAAAAAAAAGGAAGTTAATTCCTTCCTTTTTTGTATAGTTTTATCTATTTAAATATTTTTTTAATTCTTCAGCTTTATTTACTCTTTCCCAAGGTAAATCTAAATCTGTTCTTCCTATATGACCAAAAGCAGCTAAATCTTGATAATTAAACTTTCCGCTTCTAAGTTCTAAATCTCTCTCAATTCCTCTTGGAGTTAAATCAAATACTTTTTTTACAGCTTCTGCTAATTTTATCTCATCTACTTTTCCTGTTCCAAAAGTTTCAACTTTTATAGACGTTGGTTCTACTACTCCAATTGCGTAAGATAATTGGATTTCACATTTATCTGCTAAATCTGCAGCAACTATATTTTTAGCTACCCATCTTGCTGCATAAGCTGCAGATCTATCAACTTTTGATGGATCCTTTCCAGAAAATGCTCCACCACCATGTCTAAAGAATCCTCCATAAGTATCTACGATTATTTTTCTTCCAGTTAATCCTGTATCACCATGAGGACCACCAATTACAAATCTTCCTGTTGGATTTATATGATAGTTTTTAACATCTTCAGCATTTAAATTATATGATTCTAAAACCGGCTTTATAACTAACTCTTTAACATCTTGGTGGATTTCTTCTTGAGTTGCATCTGGATTATGTTGAACCGATACAACTACAGTATCTACACCTATTATTTTTCCATTTTCATCATAAGCTAACGTCACTTGTGATTTTGCATCTGGTCTCGCCCACATTAAATCCTTCGATCTTGTTAATCTTGTTAATTTAACGATAATTTCTCTTGCTAAAACTAATGCTAATGGCATTAATTCTGGTGTTTCTTTAACCGCTCCACCAAACATAATACCTTGGTCTCCTGCTCCTCCAATATCAACACCCATAGCTATATCTGGTGATTGTGAATGAATTGCATTTAATACACCACAATCTGCATCAAATCCCATTCCATTTTTATATCCTATTTCATTAATTTTATTTCTAACTATATCTTGTATATCTATATAAGTTGTAGTTGTAATTTCTCCACCAACTACTACTTGTCCTGTTGTACAAAACACTTCACAAGCTACTCTTGCTGATGGATCATTTTTTATACACGCATCTAATACCGCATCTGATATTTGATCTGCTATTTTATCTGGATGTCCTGGTGATACACACTCCGATGTGAAATAAATTAAATTTTTCATTGTTTCCTCCTAAATATTTATCAAAAGAGATAAAAAAAGCCTTTTATCTCTCCAGAAAGATAAAAGGCTTGTATCCTCTATAAGTCATCTTTCTGGAATTAGCACCACACCCTTTCGGTAGGTTGCTGAAACGTCATAGGGCCAGTCCCTCAGTCTCTCTTGATGATTTTGTTTTTTTTGTAATTAAATTATATATTATTTGTATTAATTAGTCAATATTTTTTTATTTTTTCTCTTCAATTAATGTTAGATTGACCATTTTATTAAAGATTGTCGCAATATAATTAAGTTGTGATAATCTATTATTTTTTATAACCTCATCTTTGTCCATTACCATTATAGATTCAAAGTATCTATTGATAATATCTTCAGTTGATAAAAGTACATTTAAGTATCCTATATAATTTTT of the Cetobacterium sp. NK01 genome contains:
- the def gene encoding peptide deformylase, whose translation is MLYDIKIYGNECLRTVAEPVTEITPEILEILDNMVETMHEANGVGLAAPQVGISKRMFVIDVGDGIVRKIINPELIELSDTVENIDEGCLSVPGIYKPVKRSVTVKIKYLNEKGEEVIEEGTELLGRAFQHEYDHLEAILFVDKISPVAKRMVSKKLQLLKKEVGKN
- a CDS encoding septum formation initiator family protein, which produces MKNLLWIVPLVIHFAFLGQNIFRSFVKIDKLKMEQEIKIKQKKEIESLIVRYDEMIENINNPFYREKVARNQLQMVLPGEKIYRLIETK
- a CDS encoding OmpH family outer membrane protein, with translation MNVLFLLLFITTSAFALNIGVIDSEYIFSQYNKRFEMEDKLESKRIELNSEIEGLRQSLLEQEKIIKSKSKITEDDKKKLLDLKKQFQEKIETSERAFQEDQQNFIYDIKFEIDSVAILIGKQKNLEMVIEKSATIYGGVDLTEDVINFLNNKESYKLDTTNLLKKQL
- a CDS encoding arsenate reductase family protein, whose protein sequence is MKYLFVNYPKCSTCIKARKWLEENGVEFESRHIVENNPTKEELKKWIELSKQPIKKFFNTSGILYREMNLKEKVAENNENELLDILSTNGMLVKRPLLVGKDVVLIGFKEKEWEVLKK
- the priA gene encoding primosomal protein N'; the encoded protein is MRYYSVYIEKTKDFYTYASDEESINVGDRVLVSFRNKDKVGLIIEEEKDKEYTFKVLKIKKVLYEELSFSKKFIKLLLWIRDYYMSPFDQVFSTAVPSGVKIKYEDIYRPKNLSGTLIKDEILEYFLKKSLVRKKTLVDRFSKNKIQEYLDNNYLKVQDSWYGLQEDVEDVDLELKLYFQERVEIGKVTLEKKFDKKTIENHLKNGTLILERKIKSFNEEKLKKDIEKEVYKEDTKLNSEQERIKSGIETSNKRHFLIRGVTGSGKTEIYIQLIKRALENGKGSIFLVPEISLTPQMVKRFKKEFGEEVAILHSRLSNIERAKEWYSIYTGDKRVVLGVRSAIFAPVKNLEYIIVDEEHENSYKQDSTPRYNAKYVAIKKAELENAKVVLGSATPSIESYYYAKKGIFQLFEIDHRYKDAKLPEIEIVDMKEEKDSFFSEKLLEEIRGALLRKEQIILLLNRKGYSTLVQCQECGHMEECEHCSIKLNYYASNNSLKCNYCGISKRFLGHCSKCGSKNISFSGRGVERVEEELRKRFPVNIIRVDGDVSKEKNFYENMYNDFLGGKYDIMIGTQMISRGLHFPNVTLVGVINADTIMSIPDFRSGERTYQMITQVAGRAGRGEKKGKVIIQTYQPENYIIEKIQENSYINFYEKEIEKREILYYPPFSKIINIGISSNEEYGLEEYCHLVFKEIEHKKVELYGPMKSLVYKVKGRYRCNIFIKGDRREINEYKIFLENKLKKIENKKYRIVVDVDPINLI
- the metK gene encoding methionine adenosyltransferase → MKNLIYFTSECVSPGHPDKIADQISDAVLDACIKNDPSARVACEVFCTTGQVVVGGEITTTTYIDIQDIVRNKINEIGYKNGMGFDADCGVLNAIHSQSPDIAMGVDIGGAGDQGIMFGGAVKETPELMPLALVLAREIIVKLTRLTRSKDLMWARPDAKSQVTLAYDENGKIIGVDTVVVSVQHNPDATQEEIHQDVKELVIKPVLESYNLNAEDVKNYHINPTGRFVIGGPHGDTGLTGRKIIVDTYGGFFRHGGGAFSGKDPSKVDRSAAYAARWVAKNIVAADLADKCEIQLSYAIGVVEPTSIKVETFGTGKVDEIKLAEAVKKVFDLTPRGIERDLELRSGKFNYQDLAAFGHIGRTDLDLPWERVNKAEELKKYLNR
- the glpX gene encoding class II fructose-bisphosphatase; the encoded protein is MKRELALEFARVTEAAALAAYKWVGRGDKEAADQAAVDAMRTVLNGIKIQGEIVIGEGEIDEAPMLYIGEKVGIDSPDKERYSQVDIAVDPVEGTRMTAQGQANAIAVLAVGNKGSFLKAPDMYMEKLIVGPEAKGVIDLSKPLMENIDNICKALNKPLNELTVVVLDKPRHKTIIKDLQDLNIKVYALPDGDVAGSILTSVVDSDVDVLYGIGGAPEGVISAAVIKALGGDMQARLKLRSEVKGVSLENDKISAYEKSRCEEMGLRVGDVLKMDDLVKDDEVIFSATGITSGDLLEGVKRKGNIARTQTLVIRGKSKTVRYINAVHNLDYKPEDIMELVK
- a CDS encoding penicillin-binding protein; amino-acid sequence: MKNNFILRSFIVSDIILFCFFILIFRMIQIQLFDSNNYKEAVNKQVNVERKEGGERGNIYDSKGKGLAYSINMYELSVDPKRFVKSDVAPEVLKELVNKRYIKDNYKPLLNTINKLGKEERIYKRLNRNIDDVEKKEIEEILEKYKIKGKNIIFLSGRKERRYYKPDQYFFLVGNIGFKKGTEKEGVFGIELFYEKYLKGDKTSKIIPSIRSLGIGLPTSGARTKVNLEGMDVYLTIDNDLQYILNDEMEKQFKKTNAEEAYAVMMDPNNGKILATSFFRKNKKNVANPIFQSQVEPGSIFKPLVIAAAMQDKKIRRNTNFDIGDGTIKRYKHTIKESSRSVKGILTTEEILKKSSNVGMVLISDKFTNEEFDEYLEKFGLYDRTGVDYPYEKKPRREAVKRWNGLKKSTMSFGQGIAVTPIQMITAFSAVINGGIMYQPYIVDKITDKDGLVIRRNLPIEKRKVLTDQVSKEMRAIMELAVLEGTVKKAHVDDYRIGGKTGTAQYSEHGRYVKHEYLSSVMGFFPVDKPQYILLAMFFKPQGDVLYDKYGGTAAAPVLGEVVKRVTKIKNIYSQKIENIRVQGKKSLKSVENNEELLIMPDLKGLSAREVIEIFKGSDIEIELVGTGVVESQSIEPQKDLVDIKKIKIKLN